A genome region from Sphingorhabdus sp. SMR4y includes the following:
- a CDS encoding tryptophan 2,3-dioxygenase: MTDSSSMTYARYLALDTLLDAQHPRSDLDDEMLFIIIHQTKELWLKQIIREMRFAKQQIGCDALVPAYKALARVSRIQAVMTLSWDVLSTMTPSDYTRFRHVLGPSSGFQSDQFRTVEYMLGLKDKAFLKYQDSRPEAQAAMQAALDQPSIWDDAIAALARSGFDIDPDLLARDFAQSHQPSEQVEAAFLEVYRKPEHYWDLYQLAEKLVDLDDAMATWRHKHVLTVERIIGGKMGTGGTAGVSYLQSTLGKRAFPELWSLRTQL; encoded by the coding sequence ATGACCGACAGTTCCTCCATGACCTATGCGCGCTATCTGGCGCTCGACACGCTGCTCGATGCGCAGCACCCGCGTTCCGATCTGGACGACGAGATGCTGTTCATCATCATTCACCAGACCAAGGAACTTTGGCTCAAGCAGATCATCCGGGAGATGCGCTTTGCCAAGCAGCAAATCGGATGTGACGCGCTGGTGCCGGCCTATAAGGCGCTGGCACGGGTCAGTCGCATCCAGGCGGTCATGACATTGAGCTGGGACGTATTGTCGACGATGACACCGAGCGATTATACGCGGTTCCGTCATGTGCTTGGGCCGAGCTCCGGTTTTCAGTCCGACCAGTTCCGTACCGTGGAATATATGCTCGGCCTCAAGGACAAGGCTTTTCTGAAATATCAGGACAGTCGGCCGGAAGCGCAGGCGGCGATGCAGGCAGCGCTGGACCAGCCGAGCATCTGGGATGATGCGATCGCGGCGCTGGCGAGGTCCGGTTTCGATATTGATCCGGACCTGCTGGCTCGTGATTTTGCGCAATCCCACCAACCGTCCGAACAGGTCGAGGCGGCCTTTCTGGAAGTCTATCGCAAGCCCGAACACTATTGGGACCTCTATCAACTGGCGGAGAAGTTGGTTGATCTGGATGATGCGATGGCGACCTGGCGGCACAAGCATGTGCTGACCGTCGAGCGGATCATTGGTGGTAAAATGGGCACCGGCGGAACCGCGGGCGTGTCCTATTTGCAGAGCACATTGGGCAAGCGCGCCTTTCCCGAACTCTGGTCACTGCGCACCCAGTTATGA
- a CDS encoding class V aminotransferase produces the protein MSWKHLFSRSLAGNPDRLHFAAHSHHLWPDASYAGHLAAWQDAAVLADHKWDKIMGPVWSEAQQHVADELKLPDPSTLCFAPNTHDFIVRLLSAIPARPVRVLATDGEFHSFRRQMARWVEAGDVVLETVAPEALLETARSGVFDLIFFSHVLFNSGTIISVLDELAALAHPEGPWVVIDGYHGFMAIETDLSQIADRVFYLSGGYKYAMAGEGACFLHAPPGFAERPAVTGWYAAFDDLALPPGDVGYAPDGRRFLGSTFDPSGLYRFNAVQNMLAAEGLTTAVISDHVAALQTQFMEDAPFAGFELLNSLGAPQHARFLAFRGEIASVLHDRLAEQNVVTDVRGDVLRIGFGLYQDRDDVARLLKIIEQLA, from the coding sequence ATGAGCTGGAAACATCTGTTCTCCCGGTCTCTTGCCGGCAATCCGGATCGTCTTCACTTTGCCGCGCACAGTCATCATCTCTGGCCCGATGCCAGCTATGCCGGCCATCTGGCAGCGTGGCAGGACGCGGCCGTGCTGGCGGATCACAAGTGGGACAAGATCATGGGACCTGTCTGGTCCGAAGCACAGCAGCATGTTGCCGATGAACTGAAGCTACCCGATCCTTCGACCCTGTGCTTTGCGCCCAACACCCATGATTTTATCGTGCGTCTGTTGTCCGCGATTCCGGCGCGGCCTGTCAGGGTGCTCGCGACCGATGGCGAGTTTCACAGCTTTCGCCGGCAAATGGCCCGCTGGGTGGAAGCGGGAGATGTGGTACTGGAAACCGTTGCGCCAGAAGCGTTGCTCGAAACCGCCCGGTCTGGCGTGTTTGACCTGATATTCTTCAGTCATGTGCTGTTCAATTCCGGCACTATTATCTCCGTGCTGGACGAACTTGCAGCCCTTGCGCATCCGGAGGGGCCCTGGGTGGTAATCGACGGCTATCATGGCTTCATGGCGATCGAGACCGATCTGTCGCAAATAGCGGATCGGGTGTTTTATCTCTCCGGCGGCTACAAATATGCGATGGCGGGGGAAGGGGCCTGTTTCCTGCACGCGCCTCCCGGCTTTGCGGAGCGGCCTGCAGTGACCGGTTGGTATGCCGCCTTCGACGATCTGGCCTTGCCGCCGGGGGATGTTGGCTATGCGCCGGACGGGCGTCGTTTTCTCGGCAGCACTTTTGATCCCTCCGGACTGTACCGGTTCAACGCCGTGCAAAATATGCTGGCTGCCGAAGGGCTGACGACTGCGGTGATTTCAGACCATGTCGCGGCCTTGCAGACGCAGTTTATGGAGGACGCGCCGTTCGCCGGTTTTGAATTGCTCAACTCGCTTGGTGCCCCGCAGCACGCGCGCTTTCTCGCCTTTCGCGGGGAAATTGCCTCGGTGCTCCATGACAGGCTGGCCGAGCAGAATGTCGTGACAGATGTCCGGGGCGACGTTCTGCGGATCGGCTTCGGGCTTTATCAAGATCGGGACGATGTCGCGCGCTTGCTAAAAATAATAGAGCAGTTGGCCTGA
- a CDS encoding crotonase/enoyl-CoA hydratase family protein, translating into MSISVDIQNDVALITLDDGKANAVNFELMEALNAALDKAEADAKAIVLAGREGRFSGGFDLGMMSSFTRDDSVRLLDRASELVLRLYGGPLPIVGACTGHAIAMGVFLLMSCDTRVGAAGDFKLGANESITGMTLPVFAVELARDRLSPLHQTRAMIQAFIYDPKGAVEAGYLDLLVEPDKVVGQATAIAGQLAKLPGHAYAYQKSAMRKPALDAIRASIGNHPNLRN; encoded by the coding sequence ATGAGCATTTCCGTCGATATCCAGAATGATGTGGCGCTTATCACCCTGGACGACGGCAAGGCCAATGCCGTCAATTTTGAGCTGATGGAGGCGCTCAACGCCGCGCTCGACAAGGCCGAGGCGGATGCCAAGGCGATCGTTCTTGCTGGCCGCGAAGGGCGTTTCTCCGGCGGTTTTGATCTGGGCATGATGAGCAGCTTCACCCGTGACGATTCTGTCCGTCTGCTCGACCGGGCCTCGGAGTTGGTGTTGCGCCTCTATGGCGGGCCGCTTCCGATCGTCGGTGCCTGTACCGGCCATGCGATTGCCATGGGCGTCTTCCTGCTCATGTCCTGCGATACGCGGGTGGGGGCCGCTGGCGACTTCAAACTGGGCGCGAATGAATCGATCACCGGCATGACCCTGCCGGTCTTCGCGGTCGAGCTGGCGCGCGATCGGCTCAGTCCGTTGCACCAGACGCGGGCGATGATCCAGGCGTTCATCTATGATCCGAAAGGTGCAGTAGAGGCCGGTTATCTCGATCTGCTGGTCGAACCGGACAAGGTGGTCGGACAGGCGACCGCGATTGCGGGACAGCTCGCCAAGCTGCCGGGCCATGCCTATGCCTATCAGAAATCGGCGATGCGCAAGCCGGCGCTGGATGCAATCCGGGCCAGTATCGGCAATCATCCCAATTTGCGGAACTAG
- a CDS encoding VOC family protein: MKLGAFSISLSVKDIAASRAFYEKLGFVQFGGDQEQKWLILKNGETTLGLFEGMFPRNMLTFNPGWDQSAQNLDDFDDVRAIEKSLLEAGVTLDSRTEGEQGPASIMLTDPDGNPILIDQHR; the protein is encoded by the coding sequence ATGAAACTCGGAGCCTTTTCGATCAGCCTGTCGGTCAAGGATATCGCCGCATCCAGAGCGTTCTATGAAAAGCTCGGATTTGTTCAGTTCGGCGGCGATCAGGAGCAGAAATGGCTGATCCTGAAAAACGGCGAAACCACGCTCGGCCTGTTCGAGGGCATGTTTCCCAGGAATATGCTTACTTTCAATCCCGGATGGGATCAGTCTGCGCAAAATCTCGATGATTTTGACGATGTCCGTGCCATCGAGAAATCCTTGCTGGAAGCGGGCGTGACACTGGACAGCCGGACCGAAGGCGAACAGGGGCCGGCCAGCATCATGCTAACGGATCCCGACGGCAACCCGATCCTGATAGACCAGCACCGCTAA
- a CDS encoding DUF4199 domain-containing protein, translated as MQKIALTYGLISGTITIVTMILGLIVSDGGSFLSSELFGYLTMLVALSMIFIGIKRYRDQELGGVIRFLPAFAMGLAIAVIAALIYTVVWEFYSMSNGYAFIDNYVNSAIETKRAAGLTAEKLAQETAALEKLRSDYGKVYIRMPMTFLEIFPVGLIIAFLSAALLQNPKILPARH; from the coding sequence ATGCAGAAAATCGCTTTAACCTACGGATTGATTTCCGGGACCATCACCATCGTCACCATGATCCTGGGTCTGATCGTCAGCGACGGTGGCAGCTTTCTGTCTTCCGAACTGTTCGGCTATCTGACCATGCTGGTCGCGCTGTCGATGATATTCATCGGCATCAAGCGCTATCGCGACCAGGAACTGGGTGGCGTGATCCGCTTTCTGCCCGCCTTTGCCATGGGTCTCGCTATCGCGGTGATTGCAGCACTGATCTATACGGTGGTTTGGGAATTCTATTCGATGAGCAACGGCTATGCATTCATCGACAATTATGTGAACAGCGCGATCGAGACAAAACGGGCAGCGGGCCTGACGGCGGAAAAACTGGCCCAGGAAACCGCAGCGCTGGAGAAGTTGCGCTCTGATTACGGGAAAGTCTATATCCGCATGCCCATGACCTTTCTGGAAATTTTTCCCGTCGGCCTGATCATTGCGTTCTTGTCGGCTGCGTTGCTGCAGAACCCGAAAATCCTGCCCGCCCGCCATTAG
- a CDS encoding helix-turn-helix domain-containing protein: MPRPTIRIVIFYATALAVAAFALEWLQYQYFAKAYSVEIYIVLIALAFVSLGIWVGHRLTATKPSGPFERNRAALKSLGISGRELEVLEALANGQSNKEIGRSLDISPNTVKTHIARLYEKLQVSGRVRAIEEARSLHLIP, translated from the coding sequence ATGCCGCGTCCGACGATCCGGATCGTGATCTTTTATGCCACAGCATTGGCCGTCGCCGCATTCGCGCTGGAGTGGCTGCAATATCAATATTTCGCAAAGGCCTATTCGGTGGAAATCTATATCGTCCTGATCGCACTGGCCTTTGTGTCGCTGGGCATCTGGGTGGGACACAGGTTGACCGCGACAAAGCCGAGCGGCCCATTTGAACGAAACAGGGCCGCGCTCAAATCACTAGGCATATCGGGGCGGGAGCTGGAAGTGCTCGAGGCGTTGGCCAACGGCCAGTCCAACAAGGAAATCGGGCGTTCGCTCGATATCTCGCCCAATACGGTCAAAACACATATCGCCCGGCTCTACGAAAAGCTTCAGGTCAGTGGCCGTGTCCGGGCGATCGAGGAAGCAAGGTCGCTGCATCTGATACCGTGA